A window of the Macaca nemestrina isolate mMacNem1 chromosome X, mMacNem.hap1, whole genome shotgun sequence genome harbors these coding sequences:
- the LOC105493901 gene encoding histone-lysine N-methyltransferase SUV39H1 isoform X1: MVGMSRLRNDRLADPLTGCSVCCKSSWNQLQDLCRLAKLSCPALGISKRNLYDFEVEYLCDYKKIREQEYYLVKWRGYPDSESTWEPRQNLKCVRILKQFHKDLERELLRRHHRSKTPRHLDPSLANYLVQKAKQRRALRRWEQELNAKRSHLGRITVENEVDLDGPPRAFVYINEYRVGEGITLNQVAVGCECQDCLWAPTGGCCPGASLHKFAYNDQGQVRLRAGLPIYECNSRCRCGYDCPNRVVQKGIRYDLCIFRTDDGRGWGVRTLEKIRKNSFVMEYVGEIITSEEAERRGQIYDRQGATYLFDLDYVEDVYTVDAAYYGNISHFVNHSCDPNLQVYNVFIDNLDERLPRIAFFATRTIRAGEELTFDYNMQVDPVDMESTRMDSNFGLAGLPGSPKKRVRIECKCGTESCRKYLF, from the exons ATGGTGGGGATGAGTCGCCTGAGAAATGACAGACTGGCTGACCCACTGACAG GCTGCAGCGTGTGTTGCAAGTCTTCTTGGAATCAGCTGCAGGACCTGTGCCGCCTGGCCAAgctctcctgccctgccctcGGTATCTCTAAGAGGAACCTCTATGACTTTGAAGTCGAGTACCTGTGCGATTACAAGAAGATCCGC GAACAGGAATATTACCTGGTGAAATGGCGCGGATATCCAGACTCAGAGAGCACCTGGGAGCCACGGCAGAATCTCAAGTGTGTGCGTATTCTCAAGCAGTTCCACAAGGACTTAGAGAGGGAGCTGCTCCGGCGGCACCACCGGTCAAAGACCCCCCGGCACCTGGACCCAAGCTTGGCCAACTACCTGGTGCAGAAGGCCAAGCAGAGGCGGGCGCTCCGTCGCTGGGAGCAGGAGCTCAATGCCAAGCGCAGCCATCTGGGACGCATCACTGTAGAGAATGAGGTGGACCTGGACGGCCCCCCGCGGGCCTTCGTGTACATCAATGAGTACCGTGTTGGTGAGGGCATCACCCTCAACCAGGTGGCTGTGGGCTGCGAGTGCCAGGACTGTCTGTGGGCACCCACTGGAGGCTGCTGCCCGGGGGCATCACTGCACAAGTTTGCCTACAATGACCAGGGCCAGGTGCGGCTTCGAGCCGGGCTGCCCATCTACGAGTGCAACTCCCGCTGCCGCTGTGGCTATGACTGCCCGAATCGCGTGGTACAGAAAGGCATCCGATATGACCTCTGCATCTTCCGCACGGATGATGGGCGTGGCTGGGGCGTCCGCACCCTGGAGAAGATTCGCAAGAACAGCTTCGTCATGGAGTACGTGGGAGAG ATCATTACCTCAGAGGAGGCGGAGCGGCGGGGCCAGATCTACGACCGCCAGGGTGCCACCTACCTCTTTGACCTGGACTACGTGGAGGACGTGTACACCGTGGATGCCGCCTACTATGGCAACATCTCCCACTTTGTCAACCACAGT TGTGACCCCAACCTGCAGGTGTACAACGTCTTCATAGACAACCTTGACGAGCGGCTGCCCCGCATCGCTTTCTTTGCCACAAGAACCATCCGGGCAGGCGAGGAGCTCACCTTTGATTACAACATGCAAG TGGACCCCGTGGACATGGAGAGCACCCGCATGGACTCCAACTTTGGCCTGGCTGGGCTCCCTGGCTCCCCTAAGAAGCGGGTCCGTATTGAGTGCAAGTGTGGGACTGAGTCCTGCCGCAAATACCTCTTCTAG
- the LOC105493901 gene encoding histone-lysine N-methyltransferase SUV39H1 isoform X2 has translation MAENLKGCSVCCKSSWNQLQDLCRLAKLSCPALGISKRNLYDFEVEYLCDYKKIREQEYYLVKWRGYPDSESTWEPRQNLKCVRILKQFHKDLERELLRRHHRSKTPRHLDPSLANYLVQKAKQRRALRRWEQELNAKRSHLGRITVENEVDLDGPPRAFVYINEYRVGEGITLNQVAVGCECQDCLWAPTGGCCPGASLHKFAYNDQGQVRLRAGLPIYECNSRCRCGYDCPNRVVQKGIRYDLCIFRTDDGRGWGVRTLEKIRKNSFVMEYVGEIITSEEAERRGQIYDRQGATYLFDLDYVEDVYTVDAAYYGNISHFVNHSCDPNLQVYNVFIDNLDERLPRIAFFATRTIRAGEELTFDYNMQVDPVDMESTRMDSNFGLAGLPGSPKKRVRIECKCGTESCRKYLF, from the exons ATGGCGGAAAATTTAAAAG GCTGCAGCGTGTGTTGCAAGTCTTCTTGGAATCAGCTGCAGGACCTGTGCCGCCTGGCCAAgctctcctgccctgccctcGGTATCTCTAAGAGGAACCTCTATGACTTTGAAGTCGAGTACCTGTGCGATTACAAGAAGATCCGC GAACAGGAATATTACCTGGTGAAATGGCGCGGATATCCAGACTCAGAGAGCACCTGGGAGCCACGGCAGAATCTCAAGTGTGTGCGTATTCTCAAGCAGTTCCACAAGGACTTAGAGAGGGAGCTGCTCCGGCGGCACCACCGGTCAAAGACCCCCCGGCACCTGGACCCAAGCTTGGCCAACTACCTGGTGCAGAAGGCCAAGCAGAGGCGGGCGCTCCGTCGCTGGGAGCAGGAGCTCAATGCCAAGCGCAGCCATCTGGGACGCATCACTGTAGAGAATGAGGTGGACCTGGACGGCCCCCCGCGGGCCTTCGTGTACATCAATGAGTACCGTGTTGGTGAGGGCATCACCCTCAACCAGGTGGCTGTGGGCTGCGAGTGCCAGGACTGTCTGTGGGCACCCACTGGAGGCTGCTGCCCGGGGGCATCACTGCACAAGTTTGCCTACAATGACCAGGGCCAGGTGCGGCTTCGAGCCGGGCTGCCCATCTACGAGTGCAACTCCCGCTGCCGCTGTGGCTATGACTGCCCGAATCGCGTGGTACAGAAAGGCATCCGATATGACCTCTGCATCTTCCGCACGGATGATGGGCGTGGCTGGGGCGTCCGCACCCTGGAGAAGATTCGCAAGAACAGCTTCGTCATGGAGTACGTGGGAGAG ATCATTACCTCAGAGGAGGCGGAGCGGCGGGGCCAGATCTACGACCGCCAGGGTGCCACCTACCTCTTTGACCTGGACTACGTGGAGGACGTGTACACCGTGGATGCCGCCTACTATGGCAACATCTCCCACTTTGTCAACCACAGT TGTGACCCCAACCTGCAGGTGTACAACGTCTTCATAGACAACCTTGACGAGCGGCTGCCCCGCATCGCTTTCTTTGCCACAAGAACCATCCGGGCAGGCGAGGAGCTCACCTTTGATTACAACATGCAAG TGGACCCCGTGGACATGGAGAGCACCCGCATGGACTCCAACTTTGGCCTGGCTGGGCTCCCTGGCTCCCCTAAGAAGCGGGTCCGTATTGAGTGCAAGTGTGGGACTGAGTCCTGCCGCAAATACCTCTTCTAG
- the LOC105493902 gene encoding actin nucleation-promoting factor WAS isoform X1, with amino-acid sequence MSGGPMGGRPGGRGAPAVQQNIPSTLLQDHENQRLFEMLGRKCLTLATAVVQLYLALPPGAEHWTKEHCGAVCFVKDNPQKSYFIRLYGLQAGRLLWEQELYSQLVYSTPTPFFHTFAGDDCQAGLNFADEGEAQAFRALVQEKIQKRNQRQSGDRRQLLPPPPPANEERRGGLPPLPPHPGGDQGGPPVGPLSLGLATVDIQNPDITSSRYRGLPAPGPSPADKKRSGKKKISKADIGAPSGFKHVTHVGWDPQNGFDVNNLDPDLRSLFSRAGISEAQLTDAETSKLIYDFIEDQGGLEAVRQEMRRQEPLPPPPPPTRGGNQPPRPPIVGGNKGRSGPLPPVPLGVAPPPPTPRGPPPPGRGGPLPPPPPATGRSGPPPPPPPGAGGPPMPPPPPPPPPPPPSSGNGPAPPLLPPALVPAGGLAPGGGRGALLDQIRQGIQLNKVRTDPWGPRELSAAAPTSELRGTGGGPDARDAEEEQSHPLLRRRGGPGWR; translated from the exons ATGAGTGGGGGCCCAATGGGAGGAAGGCCTGGGGGCCGGGGAGCACCAGCGGTTCAACAGAACATACCCTCCACCCTCCTCCAGGACCACGAGAACCAGCGACTCTTCGAGATGCTTGGACGAAAATGCTTG ACGCTGGCCACTGCAGTTGTTCAGCTGTACCTGGCGCTGCCCCCTGGAGCTGAGCACTGGACCAAGGAGCATTGTGGGGCTGTGTGCTTCGTGAAGGATAACCCCCAGAAGTCCTACTTCATTCGCCTTTACGGCCTTCAG GCTGGTCGGCTGCTCTGGGAACAGGAGCTGTACTCACAGCTTGTctactccacccccacccccttctTCCACACCTTCGCTGGAGAT GACTGCCAAGCGGGGCTGAACTTTGCAGACGAGGGCGAGGCCCAGGCCTTCCGGGCCCTGGTGCAGGAGAAGATACAAAAAAGGAATCAGAGGCAAAGTGGAG ACAGACGCCAGCtactcccaccaccaccaccagccaaTGAAG agagaagaggagggctTCCACCCCTGCCCCCGCACCCAGGTGGAGACCAAGGAG GCCCTCCAGTGGGTCCGCTCTCCCTGGGGCTGGCGACAGTGGACATCCAGAACCCTGACATCACGAGTTCACGATACCGTGGGCTCCCAGCACCTGGACCTAGCCCAGCTGATAAGAAACGCTCAGGGAAGAAGAAGATCAGCAAAGCTGATATTGGTGCACCCAGTGGATTCAA GCATGTCACCCATGTGGGGTGGGACCCCCAGAATGGATTTGAC GTGAACAACCTCGACCCAGATCTACGGAGTCTGTTCTCCAGGGCAGGAATCAGCGAGGCCCAGCTCACCGATGCCGAGACCTCTAAACTTATCTACGACTTCATTGAGGACCAGGGTGGGCTGGAGGCTGTGCGGCAGGAGATGAGGCGCCAGG AGCCACTTCCGCCGCCCCCACCGCCAACTCGAGGAGGGAACCAGCCCCCTCGGCCCCCTATTGTGGGGGGTAACAAGGGTCGTTCTGGTCCACTGCCCCCTGTACCTTTGGGGgttgccccacccccaccaacgCCCCGGggacccccacccccaggccGAGGGGGCCCTCTACCACCACCCCCTCCAGCTACTGGACGTTCTggaccaccacccccaccaccccctgGAGCTGGTGGGCCACCcatgccaccaccaccaccaccaccaccgccaccgcCACCCAGCTCCGGGAATGGACCAGCCCCTCCCCTACTCCCTCCTGCTCTGGTGCCTGCGGGGGGCCTGGCCCCTGGTGGGGGTCGGGGAGCGCTTTTGGATCAAATCCGGCAGGGAATTCAGCTGAACAAGGTGAGGACAG ACCCCTGGGGCCCCAGAGAGCTCAGCgctgcagcccccacctcagaGCTCAGAGGGACTGGTGGGGGCCCTGATGCACGTGATGCAGAAGAGGAGCAGAGCCATCCACTCCTCCG aCGAAGGGGAGGACCAGGCTGGCgatga
- the LOC105493902 gene encoding actin nucleation-promoting factor WAS isoform X2: MSGGPMGGRPGGRGAPAVQQNIPSTLLQDHENQRLFEMLGRKCLTLATAVVQLYLALPPGAEHWTKEHCGAVCFVKDNPQKSYFIRLYGLQAGRLLWEQELYSQLVYSTPTPFFHTFAGDDCQAGLNFADEGEAQAFRALVQEKIQKRNQRQSGDRRQLLPPPPPANEERRGGLPPLPPHPGGDQGGPPVGPLSLGLATVDIQNPDITSSRYRGLPAPGPSPADKKRSGKKKISKADIGAPSGFKHVTHVGWDPQNGFDVNNLDPDLRSLFSRAGISEAQLTDAETSKLIYDFIEDQGGLEAVRQEMRRQEPLPPPPPPTRGGNQPPRPPIVGGNKGRSGPLPPVPLGVAPPPPTPRGPPPPGRGGPLPPPPPATGRSGPPPPPPPGAGGPPMPPPPPPPPPPPPSSGNGPAPPLLPPALVPAGGLAPGGGRGALLDQIRQGIQLNKTPGAPESSALQPPPQSSEGLVGALMHVMQKRSRAIHSSDEGEDQAGDEDEDDEWDD, translated from the exons ATGAGTGGGGGCCCAATGGGAGGAAGGCCTGGGGGCCGGGGAGCACCAGCGGTTCAACAGAACATACCCTCCACCCTCCTCCAGGACCACGAGAACCAGCGACTCTTCGAGATGCTTGGACGAAAATGCTTG ACGCTGGCCACTGCAGTTGTTCAGCTGTACCTGGCGCTGCCCCCTGGAGCTGAGCACTGGACCAAGGAGCATTGTGGGGCTGTGTGCTTCGTGAAGGATAACCCCCAGAAGTCCTACTTCATTCGCCTTTACGGCCTTCAG GCTGGTCGGCTGCTCTGGGAACAGGAGCTGTACTCACAGCTTGTctactccacccccacccccttctTCCACACCTTCGCTGGAGAT GACTGCCAAGCGGGGCTGAACTTTGCAGACGAGGGCGAGGCCCAGGCCTTCCGGGCCCTGGTGCAGGAGAAGATACAAAAAAGGAATCAGAGGCAAAGTGGAG ACAGACGCCAGCtactcccaccaccaccaccagccaaTGAAG agagaagaggagggctTCCACCCCTGCCCCCGCACCCAGGTGGAGACCAAGGAG GCCCTCCAGTGGGTCCGCTCTCCCTGGGGCTGGCGACAGTGGACATCCAGAACCCTGACATCACGAGTTCACGATACCGTGGGCTCCCAGCACCTGGACCTAGCCCAGCTGATAAGAAACGCTCAGGGAAGAAGAAGATCAGCAAAGCTGATATTGGTGCACCCAGTGGATTCAA GCATGTCACCCATGTGGGGTGGGACCCCCAGAATGGATTTGAC GTGAACAACCTCGACCCAGATCTACGGAGTCTGTTCTCCAGGGCAGGAATCAGCGAGGCCCAGCTCACCGATGCCGAGACCTCTAAACTTATCTACGACTTCATTGAGGACCAGGGTGGGCTGGAGGCTGTGCGGCAGGAGATGAGGCGCCAGG AGCCACTTCCGCCGCCCCCACCGCCAACTCGAGGAGGGAACCAGCCCCCTCGGCCCCCTATTGTGGGGGGTAACAAGGGTCGTTCTGGTCCACTGCCCCCTGTACCTTTGGGGgttgccccacccccaccaacgCCCCGGggacccccacccccaggccGAGGGGGCCCTCTACCACCACCCCCTCCAGCTACTGGACGTTCTggaccaccacccccaccaccccctgGAGCTGGTGGGCCACCcatgccaccaccaccaccaccaccaccgccaccgcCACCCAGCTCCGGGAATGGACCAGCCCCTCCCCTACTCCCTCCTGCTCTGGTGCCTGCGGGGGGCCTGGCCCCTGGTGGGGGTCGGGGAGCGCTTTTGGATCAAATCCGGCAGGGAATTCAGCTGAACAAG ACCCCTGGGGCCCCAGAGAGCTCAGCgctgcagcccccacctcagaGCTCAGAGGGACTGGTGGGGGCCCTGATGCACGTGATGCAGAAGAGGAGCAGAGCCATCCACTCCTCCG aCGAAGGGGAGGACCAGGCTGGCgatgaagatgaagatgatgaaTGGGATGACTGA